From the genome of Anopheles moucheti chromosome 3, idAnoMoucSN_F20_07, whole genome shotgun sequence, one region includes:
- the LOC128305693 gene encoding MAGE-like protein 2, protein MKSIVLTILVMVSHRSLAEIASQRGAPTKRFIPLGTTEHVISAHTFDTKNPEPWGNKQFKEITITKNVPVPYPIKVERHVAVPVKIPVPIAIHNKIPIVVERKIPVYVEKPIPVQVDRPVPYALPVEIPIFHKVAVEVPKPYPVHVPKPYPVYIKKPIFVKQKVQHQKTTVKRVKKSPKLSQLAKALKV, encoded by the exons ATGAAA AGCATTGTGTTAACTATTCTGGTGATGGTGAGCCATCGATCTTTGGCGGAAATAGCATCCCAACGGGGCGCCCCAACGAAACGTTTCATTCCCCTGGGAACTACGGAACACGTGATTTCTGCACACACTTTTGACACCAAGAACCCGGAACCGTGGGGCAACAAGCAGTTTAAGGAGATCACTATTACCAAAAATGTGCCTGTACCGTACCCGATCAAGGTGGAGCGACATGTGGCCGTTCCAGTAAAGATTCCGGTACCGATCGCAATCCATAACAAGATACCGATCGTAGTCGAGCGAAAGATCCCGGTGTACGTGGAGAAACCGATACCGGTACAGGTTGATCGTCCGGTTCCGTATGCACTGCCCGTTGAGATTCCCATCTTTCATAAGGTGGCTGTTGAAGTCCCAAAACCTTACCCGGTTCACGTCCCGAAACCCTACCCAGTTTACATCAAGAAACCGATCTTTGTAAAGCAGAAGGTACAGCATCAGAAAACCACCGTCAAACGCGTGAAGAAAAGTCCCAAGCTAAGCCAACTTGCCAAAGCGCTGAAAGTTTAA